CAGCGTGACCGACGTGTGCATGGCGGTCGGGTTCACCTCGCTCGGCTCGTTCAGCAGCAGGTTCACCGAGCTGGTGGGGCAGAGCCCGAGCGCGTACCGGGCCCGGGACGACCACGCCTGGCTGGCCGGGGTCCCGGCCTGCGTCGCCAAGATTTTCACCCGACCCGTCAGGAACGGAGAAGCCACGACGGGCGCCTGACCGTAGCGTGAGCTGCATGGATCTGAAAATCGCGCACAGCTTCCTGTTCACCGACGACCACGACGAGGCGCTGGCCTTCTACCGCGACGCGCTGGGCCTGGAGGTCCGCACCGACGTCGGCGGCGGCAAGATGCGCTGGATCACCCTCGGCTCCCCGGAGCAGCCCGAGGTGAGCATCGTGCTGACCCCGGCCGCCAGCCCGGCCGCCTCGGCCGAGGACAACGCGGCCATCGCCGAGCTGATGGCCAAGGGTGTGCTCGGCGGCATCGTGCTCACCACCGACGACGTGGACGCGGTCTTCGAGCGGGTCGCCGCGACCGGCGCCGAGGTGCTGCAGGAGCCGATCGACCAGCCGTACGGGGTGCGCGACTGCGCGTTCCGCGACCCGTCCGGCAACATGTGCCGCATCAACCAGCCCAAGTGACGTGCCGGCCGGGGCTCCCGCGTGGAGCCCCGGCCGCGCTGCTCAGGGCGTGACGGCGATGTTGGTCAGGCCGACCGTGGCGCTGGTGACCGTGTTCGAGGCGTACACCACGTTCAGGTTGCCGGCGCACTTCGAGGTCGAGGTGATCCGGATGGCGTACTGGCCGACGCCGCCCAGGTTCGAGCTGTTGCCGCGCCACACGTTGCCGCACCCGTTCAGGAAGGCCGGGGTCGTCGTGGGGTTGTGCGTCTCGTAGCCGTTGACGAACGTGCCGGGCGAGGCGAACGTGCCGGTGTTGTTCTCGATGACGTAGCCGATGCCCTTGACGTCGATCCAGGAGTCGGCCGAGTTCTGCCCGGAGATGCCGCGCCCGTCGAAGGTGTTGCCGCGTATGACGCCGCTGAACGTGCCCTCCTTGACGTCGATGTGCTCGGCGGCGACGTACGGGCCGATCCGGTTGTTCAGCACCTGCACCCGGTCGGAGCGGTCCACCCCGCCGGAGTTGCCGTGGCAGGCCCAGTTGGACCCGGCCGAGCCGAGGTAGACGCCCTCGCCGTAACCGGGCTGCACCAGGCCCGTGTACTCGATGACCGAGTCGCGGATCACCCCGTCGGCCGAGGACCGGCGGAAGTGCACGCCCTCGTCCTCGGTGTGGTGCACGTACACGTTGCTGATGGTGACGTGGTGCGAGTTGTCGAGCACGATGCCCTTCTTCGACTCGGCCACCGTGAACCCGTCGAGCTTCCAGTAGGGCGCGTTGAACAGCCACAGGCCGTAGCCGGAATCCCAGCCCGCGGTGGGCTGCGGGCAGGACGGCGCGGTGCCGCTCGGGCCGTCGTTGATCAGCACCGCGGAGCGCGGCCCGGTCAGGGTGATCGGCAGACTCGCGGTGCCGGGCCGGGTGGTGGTGAACGCGCCGCGGTAGGTGCCCGTGGCGAGCCGGATCACGGCGCCCGGGACCGCGCTGTTCAGGGCACTGGTCAGCTGCGCGGCGGTGGCCACGTCGACCACCGGCCCGTTCGGCGGGGGAGTGGACGTGGGCGAGGCTGACGGGGACGCCGAGGGCGAGGCCGGTGCCGAGGGGGAGGCGGACGGCCCGGCGGTGCGGGACGGGGAGGCCGAGGGCGCGGGGCCGCCGCCGCACGCGCCGCCGTTGACCGTGCAGTTGAGCGGCAGGCCCAGCCCGGCGGCGTTGAAGCCGAAGGTCTGCGAGGCGCCGGGGTTGACGGTGCCGTTCCAGCTCACGTTGACGAACCGGTAGCGCTGGCCGGTCTGGGTGCGGGTGGCACTCCACGAGGAGCTGACCGTGGTGCCCGCGGGCAGGTCGAACTCGACGGTCCAGCCGGTGGCGGCCGCGTCGCCGCTGTTGGTGATGGTGACGTCGGCGCCGTACCCGCTGCTCCACGTGCTGACCTGGGTGACCGTGACGGTGAGCACCGGTCCGGCCGCGTGCGCGGGGGTGAGCAGGTAGGGCACGGCGGCGCCCAGCAGGGCGGCGGCCAGCGTGACGGCGGCGGCGCGCAAGGGTCGCATCGACTGGCTCCTTTCTCAAAGGAAGGTTGCCAGTCATCGAACACCGTGGAAGCCGTCCTGCCAAGAGGATGCCGTCCACAAATGTGGTTGTTTTAAGGATTGGACACGGTCGACAACGGTGACCTAGTCTGTACCAGCCGACGCGGGGTGGAGCAGCTCGGTAGCTCGCTGGGCTCATAACCCAGAGGTCGTCAGTTCAAATCTGGCCCCCGCTACCACGATCGAGACCCGGTTCCCTCAGGGAGCCGGGTCTCGTGTTTCCGCGGGACAATGGCCGCATGGCAGTGCGGACCATCGACGAGTACATCAGCGCGCAGCCCGAAGCCGTCCGGCCGGTCCTGGAGCGGGTCCGGCAGACGATCCTGGCCGCCGCGCCGCCCGAAGCCGGGCAGACCATCAGCTACGGCATCCCCACGGTCACCCTCGACGACCGCTACCTCGTCTACTTCGCGGGCTGGAAGCACCACATCTCGCTCTACCCGGTGCCCGACGGGGACGAGTCGCTGGAGGCGGCCGTCGCGCCGTACCGGGCGGCCAAGGGCACGCTGCGCTTCCCGCTGCGCGAGGCGATCCCGTACGACGTGATCACCCAGGTGGTGGCGGCCCTGCTGGCGCAGCGCGCCGCGTGACTCAGGGCAGCCGGTTCACCGCGAACCGGCGCTTGGCCAGCTGCTCGCGCAGGCTGTCCGGGCAGCTGCCCGGCCCCTCCGCCAGCACCGTGCGGATGTCGGGGCCGAGCGCGTGCCCGAGCCCGTCGCAGAGCTGCGCCGCCTGCTCCCACAGCGCCTGCGCGGCGGCCCAGTCGGTGGCGGCCGTCGCCGAGGCGAGCAGATCCAGGGCGTACGCCTGCCGCAGCGGGTCGGCCAGCGCCTGCGCCAGCTCCAGCGCCACCCGGGCATGCCGGGCCGCCGCCGTGGTCCGTCCGAGCTGGAGTTCCACCTCGCCCAGCCCGTGGTTCAGGTAGACCATGGTGTGCGTGTCGCCGCTGTACCCGGCCATCTCCAGCCCGCGCCGCATGTGCCCGGCGGCCTCCTCGAACCGGTGGTCGTTGTAGTCGAGGTGCCCCAGGTTCAGCCGCAGCAGGGTCGCGTAACGCGGATCGTCGCCGTAACCGGCCAGGTGCAGGGCTGCGGTGAGGTGCTCGCGGGCGAGCTCGGGCTCGTCGGCTCCGTTGTAGACGCCGCCCAGGTTGATCAGCAGCGGGCCGATGGTCAGCGGGTCGCCGTGCTGCCGGGCCACGGCCAGCCCCTCCTGGTAGTACGCGATCGCCTCGCCGCGCCGGCCGAGCTGCTTGCTGGCCACGCCGAGCCCGTTGAGGATCTTCGCGAGGCCGAGCAGGTGCCCGTCGGCGCGGGCGGAGGCCAGCGCGGTCTGGTATACCTCGTGCCACTCCGCCCAGATCCGGCGCCGGTGGTAGTACGCGAACAGCGCCGTGGCCAGCTGCCACGCCTGCCGGTGCAGGCCCGCGGCGGCCAGCGCGCGCACGGCGGCGGCCAGGCCCGCGCGCTCGGTCTCGAACCAGGCCGTGGCCTGCGCGCGGGAGGTGAACCGCAGCGGGAAGCGCGGGGTGCGCACCTCGACCGGCAGCGGCCCCGCCGCGCGCGGGCTGAGCAGCGGGTACGCCGTGTACGCGGTGTCCAGGTACCAGTCGGCGACCCGGCGCACCGCGTCCGTGCGCGCCTGCGGCGGGTCCTCCGCGGCGGCCCGCTCCAGGGCGTGCAGGCGCACCAGGTCGTGCAGGCGGTAGTCGGTGCCGTCGCGCACCACCAGGTTGCTCCGCGCCAGCGAGGTGAGCAGCGAGTACGTCTCGCCGGGCGAGCGGTCGCAGAGCGCGGCGGCGCTGGCCACGCTGATCACCCGGCCGGGGTGCACCGCAAGCAGCCGCAGCAGCTCGGCGGGGGCGGGCGCCAGGTCGCGGTAGGACTGGTCGAGGATCGCGCGGATGCCGGCGTCGCCGCCGTCGATCTCCAGCGCGGTGAGGCGCCGGTCCTCCGGCACCAGGTCCTGCAGCACCAGATCGATGCCGTGCTGCGGATCGGCCGCCAGCCGGCAGCCGACGATGCGCAGCGCCAGCGGCAGCCGATCGCACAGGTCGGCGATCCGCGCCAGGCGGGTGCCGCGCTCGGCGCCGGCCAGCCGGCCCACCGTGCCCAGCAGCTCCAGCGCCTGCTCCGGAGTCAGCCCGGCGACCCGCAGCAGCCGGGCTCGCTCGTGCACGGCGAGGCTCTCCAGCGCCACCCGGGACACCACCAGCACGGTGACCTCGGGGTCGGCCGGCAGGGCGGCCCGCACCGTGTCCGCGTCGGCGGCGTTGTCCAGGATCAGCAGCGCGCGGCCGGTCAGCTCGCGCAGGTCCGCGGCCGGCCGGGCACCGTCGCGGCCGAGGTCGGCGTGGTACGTGCCGCCGGGGAAGTGCTCCGCGCGCAGGTGCGCCCACCGTACGACCAGCGTCGACTTGCCCGCCCCGCCGACGCCGTGCACGACCGCCAGCCGCGCGCCGGGCGGCGCGTCGAGCAGCTCGTCCAGCCCCGCCTGCTCGCCGGGACGGGGCACGAAGTCGGGGATCGGCGCGGGCAGGTCCCGGGCTCCCACGACGGCCGCGTCGGCGCGGGGCGCGGGCACCGAGAGCAGCGGGTCCTCGCGCAGCACCGAGGTGTGCAGGGCACGCAGCTCGCTGCTCGGCTCGATGCCGGTGCCCGCGATGAGGCGGCTGCGGTAGCGGGCGTACGCGGCGCTCGCGCCCGCGGTCTGGCCGCTGCGGTGCAGGGCCAGCATGTGCAGCGCGGTGAACCGCTCCCGCTCCGGGTGCTCGGCGGCGGCGCGGGCCAGCTCCGGCATCCGCTCGCGGTGCCGGCCCAGCTCCAGCTCGGCCTGCAGCCAGCTCTCCAGCGCGACCAGGCGCAGCTCCTCCAGCTCCTGCCCGACCCGCTCGCGCACCCGCGCCCCGGCGACGTCGGCCAGCACCGGCCCGCGCCACAGGCCGAGCGCCTCCTCCAGCAGCGGGCCGCGCCGCGCCACCGGGGTCGAGCGGTGCACCGCCTGCGCCACCAGCGAGCGGAAGCGGTGCGCGTCGACCCGGTCGTCGCCGACGCTCACCGCGTAGCCGGTGCCCTCGGTGCGCAGCACGGGCGCGTCCGGGTACGCCGCGAGCTGGGCGCGCAGCCTGGCCACGTGCGCCTGCACGGCGCGGCGGGCCTTGGCCGGCGGCTCGCCGTCCCAGAGCAGGTCGATCAGGCGGTCCATCGGGATGGCCCGGCCGGGCTCCAGCAGCAGCAGGGCCAGCAGGCAGCGTTCCCGGCGGCGTCCCAGCGGCACCGGCGCGTCGCCGGACTCCACGCGGAACGGTCCCAGCACCCGGAACTGCATGGGCTGCATGATAACGAGGCCCCGCCCGTGGCAACCCGGTGGCAACAGCACGGCAGTTCGCACGTGCGAATCTGGTACCCGACCGGCCAGGGCTGCCGGCCGTGCCTACGGGGGTGGGCAGATCTCATGCTGCCCGAGGCAGGAGGGCTCAGGCCGAGGCACCGGCCTGAGCCCTTCGTCATGCCGGGCGCCTCTCTCACCGGCTCCGGCATGCAATCCGTGCGCCGCGGTCCCTAGGATCGACGGGTGCATGACGCATCCGAGGTGTTGAGCAGGATCTTCGGCTACGACTCGTTCCGCGGCGAGCAGCAGGAGATCATCGATCACGTGGTGGGCGGTGGGGACGCCCTGGTGCTCATGCCCACCGGCGGCGGCAAGTCGCTGTGCTACCAGATCCCCGCGCTGGTGCGGCCCGGGGTCGGGGTCGTGATCTCCCCGCTCATCGCGCTGATGCAGGACCAGGTCGACGCGCTGCAGGCGCTGGGCGTGCGGGCCGGCTTCCTCAACTCGACCCTCAGCATCGACGAGCGGCAGCTGGTCGAGGCCGAGTTCCTGGCCGGCGAGCTGGACCTGCTCTACCTCGCGCCGGAAGGGCTGAGCAGCGGCTCGGCCATGCGCCTGCTGGAGCGCGGCAAGATCTCGCTGTTCGCGATCGACGAGGCGCACTGCGTGTCGCAGTGGGGCCACGACTTCCGCCCCGACTACCTGGCCCTGTCGGTGCTGCACGAGCGCTGGCCGGACGTGCCGCGCATCGCGCTCACCGCCACCGCGACCACGGCCACCCGCCGGGAGATCGCGCAGCGGCTGGAGCTGACCGGCGCCCGGCACTTCGTGTCGAGCTTCGACCGCCCCAACATCCAGTACCGCATCGTCCCGAAGAACGACCCGAAGAAGCAGCTGCTGGAGCTGCTGCGCACCGAGCACGCCGGGGACGCGGGCATCGTCTACTGCCTGTCCCGGGCGTCCGTGGAGAAGACCGCCGAGTTCCTGGTGCAGCAGGGCATCGAGGCGCTGCCCTATCACGCGGGCCTGGACGCGGGCACCCGCGCCGCCAACCAGTCCCGCTTCCTGCGCGAGGACGGCCTGGTCATGGTCGCCACCATCGCCTTCGGCATGGGCATCGACAAGCCGGATGTGCGCTTCGTCGCGCACCTGGACCTGCCCAAGTCGGTCGAGGGCTACTACCAGGAGACCGGCCGCGCCGGCCGCGACGGCCAGCCCTCGACGGCCTGGCTGGCGTACGGGCTGCAGGACGTGGTGCAGCAGCGCAAGATGATCGACAGCTCGGCCGGCGACGCGGCGTACCGCCGGGGCCTGGCCGCGCACCTGGACGCGATGCTGGCGCTGTGCGAGACGGTGCAGTGCCGGCGCGTGCAGCTGCTGAACTACTTCGGCCAGACCGCCGAGCCGTGCGGCAACTGCGACACCTGCCTGAACCCGCCGGAGCAGTGGGACGGCACGGTGCCCGCGCAGAAGCTGCTGTCCACCGTGCTGCGGCTGCAACGCGAGCGCAACCAGCGCTTCGGCGCCGGGCAGTCGATCGACATCCTGCTCGGCCGCCGCACCGACAAGGTGGCCCAGCACCGCCACGATGAGCTGACCGTGTTCGGCATCGGCACCGAGCTGCAGGAGTCGGAGTGGCGCGGCGTGGTGCGCCAGCTGCTCGCCCAGGGGCTGCTCGCGGTGCAGGGCGAGCACGGCACGCTCGCGCTGACCGACGCCAGCGCCGACGTGCTGGGCCGCAAGCGGCAGGTGATGATGCGCCGCGAGCCGGAGCGCCCCGCGCGCAGCTCGGGCTCGTCGCGGAAGGCGGCCGCCGCGACGGCCGTGGCGGAGCTGCCGGCCGAGGCGCAGCCGCTGTTCGAGCGGCTGCGTGCCTGGCGGGCGGCGACGGCGAAGGAGCAGGGCGTCCCGGCGTACGTCGTGTTCCACGACGCGACCCTGCGCGAGATCGCCGCCCAGGCGCCGGACTCGCTGGCCAAGCTCCGCCTGATCAGCGGCGTCGGCGAGAACAAGCTCGCCAAGTACGGCGACGGCATCCTCGAGGTCCTCGCCGAGGGCTGAGCCGCGCCGCCGGGTAGAGGGTTGGCACTCCATCGACGTTGACGAAATTGTAAACCTCCTGTTTCATGGGTCGTGATGAGAGCGCTCTCCTGCCTCAAGTAATGACTCTGAGCAGGAGGTTCACATGCGTCTACCGGCACGTCTCATAGCCGCCGGGCTCGCCGTCGCGGGCCTGGTGGCCGGGCCGCTGGCGACGGCGGCCACCGCGGCGCCCGTCTGCAACCGCTACTGCGACGGGCGCGACCCGGCGCTGTCGCCGGGCGATCGCGCCCCGGTCAGCGCGACCGTCTGGGGCCGCCAGATCGTGCTGCACTTCGACGACGCCGACGCGATGGGCTGGGCGAGCATCGGCAACGGCAACCCGGGCGACCGGGTCTGGCTCGACCGCTCCTTCGACGGCGGGCGCACCTGGACCGGCCTGCTCGGCGACACCGCCGTCCCGGCCGGGCAGCGCGGCTGGCGCACAGGCATGTACAACGTGGACGACTGGGCGGCGCTGGGCGTCGGCGCGCTGCGCGCCTGCGGCAAGGCCGGCGACCGGCCCGAGATCGCCTGCACGGCCTGGGCCCGCACCACCTGGAACGCGGGCAACCGGCGCACCGCGGCGGCCACCGGCCTGATGACGTCGTACAGCCTGAGCACCGGGCTGTTCAGCACGACCGGCTGGTGGAACTCGGCCAACGCGCTCACCGCGCTGATCGACAACATCCGGCTCACCGGCATGGGCAGCTACCGCTACGCCATCGCGCGCACCTACGACCTGAACGTCAACTCGCGGCTCGGCCACTTCCGCAACGAGTACCTCGACGACACCGGCTGGTGGGCGCTGGCCTGGCTCGCCGCGTACGACCTCACCGGCGAGACCCGTTACCTGACCACGGCCCGGATCGCGGCCGACCACATGGCGGCGTACTGGGACGGCGTCTGCGGCGGCGGCATCTGGTGGAGCACCGCCCGCACCTACAAGAACGCCATCTCCAACAGCCTCTACCTGCACGTCAACGCCGCACTGCACAACCGGCTGCCCGGCGACACGGTGTACCTGCAGCGGGCCCGCGCCGAGTGGACCTGGTTCCAGGGCACTGGCATGATCAACGCATTATCGCTGATCAACGACGGCATCAGCCTGTCCACCTGCCGCAACAACGGGCAGGCGGTGTGGTCGTACAACCAGGGCGTGCCCCTGGGCGGCCTCGTCGAACTCTGGCGCGCCACCGGCGACAACAGCCTGCTCACCACCGCCCGCCGCCTCGCCGACGCCTCCACCACCACGACCCAGCTCCACCTCAACGGCATCCTGCGCGACCCCTGCGAGAACGGCGACTGCGGCGCCGACGGCCCCTCCTTCAAGGGCCCCTACGCCCGCGGCCTGGGCGTCCTCAACAACACCCTCCCCGACCGTCCCTACACGGCCTACCTGCGCCGCCAGGCCGACACCGCTTACGCCGCCGACCGCACCCCGCTCGACCTCTACGGCCTGCGCTGGTCCGGCCCCGTCGACAAACTCGACGCCGCCCGCCAGCACTCCGCCCTGGACCTCATGAACGCCACCCCGTGACCCACCGCCCCACCCCGGCGATCTTGCGTGAACTGTGGGTACGACACGCCCATATAGGACAAAGTCCTAACAGTTCACGCAAGATCGTCGCGATCTTGGGGTGGGGAGGGAGGGCGGGGGTCAGGCGTCTTCGGTGCGGCCTTGGCGCCAGTAGCCCATGAAGGCGACGGACCTGCGGTCCAGGCCGCGGTCGGAGACGAGGTGGCGGCGCAGGGTGCGGATGACGGCGGCCTCGCCGGCGAGCCAGGCGTAGAGGGCGCCGGTGGTGCTGGTCTCGGGGACCTCCCACAGGATGTCGTTGTCCACGTCGACGTCCTCGACGGCGACGGCCGCGCCGGGAACCGGGACGAGCCAGGCGGCGGCCTCCTGTACGGCGGGCACCAGCAGGCTGCCGTGCGGCAGGTCCTCGCGGGGCAGCCAGCGCACGTCCACCCCGGCGGGGGCTTTCAGGGTGAGCGCGTCGGCGGCGTACGGCACCTCCAGCAGCGCCGCGCCCCGGGTGTCGGCGGGCAGCCGCTCCAGGATCGCCGCGATCGCGGGCACGGCCGTCTCGTCGCCGGCCAGCAGCACCGGCACGCCCGGCGCGGGCGCGACGAACTCGACGCCGCCGTGCGGCCCGGGGTGCGCCGCGTTCGGTCCCATCAGCACGATCCGGTCACCCGGTTTGGCAGCGCGAGCCCAGCGGGAGGCCGGACCGGCGTCGCCGTGCAGCGCCACGTCCACGTCGACCTCACCGACCCCGGCGCGCACCTGGCGGGCGGTGTAGGTGCGGATCGGGTTGCGCTTCTCCTCGGGGGTGCCGCGCCAGATCGTGTACCAGTCCGGGCCGCGGTCCAGCGCGTCGAAGCCTCCGTCCGGCGCGGGCAGCACCAGCTTGAGCCGCAGGTCGTACCCGCAGTCCGCGAAGTCGGCCAGCTCCGCCCCGCTGAAGGTGAACCGCGTGAACGTGGGCGTGAGCGGGCTGACGGTCTTCACCTCGACGCTGAACAGCCGCCAGCTCATAGTCGTCGTCATAATCGCGCCCTCCCGAACACCAGCCGTGGAGCCCTAGATTAGGTTAGCCTTACCTCCCTGTGTCAACCGCCCCCTCTATCGCGTCGATCTTGCGTGAACTGTGGGTACGACACGCCCAGATAGGACGAATACCTAACAGTCCACGCAAGATCAACGTGATCATGGCTGAGGTGCGGGGTCCGCGGCGGCGGCGACCGGGGTGCCGGCGGGGTCGGCGGGAGCGGCGGGGTCGGCGGAGCAGGGTTGGCGGGGCCGGGTGGGGTCGGCGGCTGTGGCGGCGGGGGTGGTGCGCTCGCGGAGGGTGATCAGGGCGACGGCGGCGGCGGTGGCCATGATCAGGGCGGCGCCGATCGCGGCGGCATGGAGGCCGTCGACGAAGGCCGCACGGGCGGCGGTCAGCACGGCCGTGCCGGCCTCGCCGGGAAGCGCGGCGGAGACGGCGGCCGCTCCGGCGAGGGTTTCGCGGGCGGCGGCGGTGGCCTCGGCGGGCAGTCCCGTGGGGAGGTCGAGGCCGGCGCGGTAGACGGCGGTGCCGAGGCTGCCGAGCACCGCCATGCCCAGCGCGCCGCCGAACTCCGACGAGGTCTCGGAGAGCGCGGACGCGGCCCCGGCTCGTTCCGGCGGGGCGGCCCAGAGGATCAGCTCGGTGCTCAGGGCCATCACCACGATGAGCCCGGCCGCGTAGCAGGCGGAGCAGGCGATCAGGGTCCACAACGGGGTGTCGACGCCGACCGTGAGCATCAGGGCGAAGCCGGTGGCGGCCAGGCCGAACCCTGCCGCGATCAGGTGCGAGCGGGGCACGCCGCGCTGGGCGAGGTTGGTGGCCAGGGGTGCGACGCCGCCGATGAGCAGCGACGGCACCAGGCTCCACAGGGCGGCTTCCAGCGGGGTCATGCCCCACACCGTCTGCAGCAGCTGGGTCGCGAAGATGGCGAAGCCGACCAGCCCGAACATGGCGAGCAGGTTGATGGCGACCGCGCCGCTGAACGAGCGGCGGCGGAACAGCGCCAGGTCGATCATCGGGTATGCCGAGGTCCGCTGGCGGTGCAGGAACACCGCGCCCACGGCCAGGCCCGTCACGATCGAGGCACCGGCGAGCGCGCCGTCGCCCTCGGCGGCGAGCTCCTTGACGCCCCAGATCGCGGGCAGCACGGCGGCCAGCGACAGGGCCGCGCCGAGCAGGTCGAAGTGCCCCTCGGTGAGCCGGGGCGACTCGGGCACCAGCACCGGCACGAGCCCGACCAGCAGCAGCATGAACGGCACGTTGATCAGGAAGACCGAGCCCCACCAGAAGTGCTCCAGCAGGAATCCGCTGAGGATCGGCCCGAGCGCGACGCCGAAGGTGAGCGCGGCGGTCCAGATCGCGATCGCGGTGGCGCGCTGCTTCGCGTCGTGGAACATGTTGCGGATCAGCGCCAGCGTGGACGGCATCAGCGTGGCGCCGCCGATGCCGAGCAGGGCCCGGGTGGCGATGAGCGCCTCGGCGCTGCCCGCGTACGCCGCGGCGGCGGAGGTGAGGCCGAACGCCGCCGCGCCGATCATCAGCAGCTTGCGGCGCCCGATGCGGTCGCCCAGCGCGCCCATGGTGATCAGAAGCCCGGCCAGCACGAAGCCGTAGATGTCGAAGATCCACAGTTGCTGGGTGGCGGTGGGGGCCAGGTCGGCGCTGATGAACGGGACGGCGAAGTAGAGCACCGAGACGTCCATGGAGACCAGCAGCAGAGGCAGGAGCAGCACGGCTAGGCCGGTCCACTCCCGGCGTCCGGCGAGGGGCGGGCTTTGCTCGTTCATCGAGGGGCCACCTTCTGTGTACGCGATACGCGCTTCTGTGTATGTCATACGCTGTTCTGTGTACGTTATACGCGGTACTAGGATGAGCAGTCAAGACGCGAAGAGCAGGAGTGAGCCTTGGAGCTGGACGGCGCTGCGGTGCCGGCGAATCTCGCCGCGGCCTGGGGGTTGCGCGAGCGCCCCGGCAAGGGGCCGAAACCCGGCCTGACGCTGGACGGTATCGTGCGCGCCGGCATCCGGGTGGCCGCCGCCGACGGCATCGGCGCGGTCTCCATGAGCCGGGTCGCCGCCGAGGCGGGCGCGTCCACGATGGCGCTCTACCGCTACGTGCGAGCCAAGGACGAGCTGCTCGAACTCATGGTGGACACGGCCATCGGCGACCCGCCGGCCATCGACGCGGCCGCCGGCTGGCGCGCCGGGCTGCTGGCCTGGGCGACCGCCTGTCATGAGGTCTACCTACGCCACTCGTGGATGCTGCGGGTGCCGATCAGCGGCCCGCCCGCCACCCCGCACCAGCTCGCGTGGATGGACGCGGGGCTTGCCGTCCTGGCCGGGACGCGGCTGCCCGAGGAGGGCAAACTCTCCGTGATCCTGCTGCTCAGCGGGTACATCCGCAACGAGGCCAGCACCGCGACGGACATGCTGAACGCGGTGCGGGCGGCGGACACCTCGCTGGACGAGGCGATCGGCGCCTACGGCAGGCTGCTCAAGCTGCTCGTCGATCCGGCCCGCTTCCCGGCGCTGGGCAGGGTGCTGGCCGCGGGCGTGTTCGACAAGCCCGAGGAGGGCTACGACGAGTTCGAGTTCGGGCTGGACCGGATCCTCGACGGTGTGGGGCTCCACATCGAACAGGCGGGCGGCTGACCGGGACGGACAGACGGTACGGTCTTCGACGTGACGGACATCCCCTCCCCGGTCACGGTCGTGACGCCGCCCAAGCACGGCCTGGTCTGGTCGCTGCGGCACCTCGCGGCGGTGCTGCGGACCACCGGCGC
The Catellatospora sp. IY07-71 DNA segment above includes these coding regions:
- a CDS encoding helix-turn-helix transcriptional regulator, with product MDRDYAQPLDVPALARTALMSPGHFSRSFRAAFGETPYSYLMTRRIERAKALLRRGDLSVTDVCMAVGFTSLGSFSSRFTELVGQSPSAYRARDDHAWLAGVPACVAKIFTRPVRNGEATTGA
- a CDS encoding VOC family protein encodes the protein MDLKIAHSFLFTDDHDEALAFYRDALGLEVRTDVGGGKMRWITLGSPEQPEVSIVLTPAASPAASAEDNAAIAELMAKGVLGGIVLTTDDVDAVFERVAATGAEVLQEPIDQPYGVRDCAFRDPSGNMCRINQPK
- a CDS encoding cellulose binding domain-containing protein; translated protein: MRPLRAAAVTLAAALLGAAVPYLLTPAHAAGPVLTVTVTQVSTWSSGYGADVTITNSGDAAATGWTVEFDLPAGTTVSSSWSATRTQTGQRYRFVNVSWNGTVNPGASQTFGFNAAGLGLPLNCTVNGGACGGGPAPSASPSRTAGPSASPSAPASPSASPSASPTSTPPPNGPVVDVATAAQLTSALNSAVPGAVIRLATGTYRGAFTTTRPGTASLPITLTGPRSAVLINDGPSGTAPSCPQPTAGWDSGYGLWLFNAPYWKLDGFTVAESKKGIVLDNSHHVTISNVYVHHTEDEGVHFRRSSADGVIRDSVIEYTGLVQPGYGEGVYLGSAGSNWACHGNSGGVDRSDRVQVLNNRIGPYVAAEHIDVKEGTFSGVIRGNTFDGRGISGQNSADSWIDVKGIGYVIENNTGTFASPGTFVNGYETHNPTTTPAFLNGCGNVWRGNSSNLGGVGQYAIRITSTSKCAGNLNVVYASNTVTSATVGLTNIAVTP
- a CDS encoding iron chaperone: MAVRTIDEYISAQPEAVRPVLERVRQTILAAAPPEAGQTISYGIPTVTLDDRYLVYFAGWKHHISLYPVPDGDESLEAAVAPYRAAKGTLRFPLREAIPYDVITQVVAALLAQRAA
- a CDS encoding BTAD domain-containing putative transcriptional regulator, with the translated sequence MQFRVLGPFRVESGDAPVPLGRRRERCLLALLLLEPGRAIPMDRLIDLLWDGEPPAKARRAVQAHVARLRAQLAAYPDAPVLRTEGTGYAVSVGDDRVDAHRFRSLVAQAVHRSTPVARRGPLLEEALGLWRGPVLADVAGARVRERVGQELEELRLVALESWLQAELELGRHRERMPELARAAAEHPERERFTALHMLALHRSGQTAGASAAYARYRSRLIAGTGIEPSSELRALHTSVLREDPLLSVPAPRADAAVVGARDLPAPIPDFVPRPGEQAGLDELLDAPPGARLAVVHGVGGAGKSTLVVRWAHLRAEHFPGGTYHADLGRDGARPAADLRELTGRALLILDNAADADTVRAALPADPEVTVLVVSRVALESLAVHERARLLRVAGLTPEQALELLGTVGRLAGAERGTRLARIADLCDRLPLALRIVGCRLAADPQHGIDLVLQDLVPEDRRLTALEIDGGDAGIRAILDQSYRDLAPAPAELLRLLAVHPGRVISVASAAALCDRSPGETYSLLTSLARSNLVVRDGTDYRLHDLVRLHALERAAAEDPPQARTDAVRRVADWYLDTAYTAYPLLSPRAAGPLPVEVRTPRFPLRFTSRAQATAWFETERAGLAAAVRALAAAGLHRQAWQLATALFAYYHRRRIWAEWHEVYQTALASARADGHLLGLAKILNGLGVASKQLGRRGEAIAYYQEGLAVARQHGDPLTIGPLLINLGGVYNGADEPELAREHLTAALHLAGYGDDPRYATLLRLNLGHLDYNDHRFEEAAGHMRRGLEMAGYSGDTHTMVYLNHGLGEVELQLGRTTAAARHARVALELAQALADPLRQAYALDLLASATAATDWAAAQALWEQAAQLCDGLGHALGPDIRTVLAEGPGSCPDSLREQLAKRRFAVNRLP
- the recQ gene encoding DNA helicase RecQ, whose protein sequence is MHDASEVLSRIFGYDSFRGEQQEIIDHVVGGGDALVLMPTGGGKSLCYQIPALVRPGVGVVISPLIALMQDQVDALQALGVRAGFLNSTLSIDERQLVEAEFLAGELDLLYLAPEGLSSGSAMRLLERGKISLFAIDEAHCVSQWGHDFRPDYLALSVLHERWPDVPRIALTATATTATRREIAQRLELTGARHFVSSFDRPNIQYRIVPKNDPKKQLLELLRTEHAGDAGIVYCLSRASVEKTAEFLVQQGIEALPYHAGLDAGTRAANQSRFLREDGLVMVATIAFGMGIDKPDVRFVAHLDLPKSVEGYYQETGRAGRDGQPSTAWLAYGLQDVVQQRKMIDSSAGDAAYRRGLAAHLDAMLALCETVQCRRVQLLNYFGQTAEPCGNCDTCLNPPEQWDGTVPAQKLLSTVLRLQRERNQRFGAGQSIDILLGRRTDKVAQHRHDELTVFGIGTELQESEWRGVVRQLLAQGLLAVQGEHGTLALTDASADVLGRKRQVMMRREPERPARSSGSSRKAAAATAVAELPAEAQPLFERLRAWRAATAKEQGVPAYVVFHDATLREIAAQAPDSLAKLRLISGVGENKLAKYGDGILEVLAEG